AGGCCGTCTACGAGGGCGTCGATCCCGACGGGCACGCGCGAGACGTCCTCATGGACGCGCTCGAGGACGGACTCGTGACGCTTCCCGAATAGGCGGCGTCTTCTGTCGTCGTTTTGCGGGCAGAATTTATCCCCATTGGGGACCTACGAGGGGGTATGCGACGCAATCCGATCGACAATATCGAGGAGATGCTCGACCGCGTAAGCCGCCAGGTAGAAGAGGGAATGACCGCCGGCGGGCTGCAGGTCCCCGGCTCGGTGCCGGTCGACGTGGCCGACACCGACGAGGAGTACGTCGTCACCGCCGACCTGCCCGGCTACGAAACCGACGACATCGAGCTGACGCTCTCGGACGGGACGCTGCGCCTCGAGGCCAACCGGACCGACGAGGGCGGCTACGCCGAGGGCCGATATCTCCGGCGCGAGCGGACCAAGACGTCGGCGAGCCGGCGAATCCGCCTCCCGGAGCCGGTCGATGAGGAGTCCGTCGCAGCCGGCTTCGAGAACGGCGTGTTGACGGTACGGCTGCCGAAGGAATCCGAAGGCGAGGACTCGAAGCAGATCGATATCGATTGACATTCTCCTCCGCGTGAACGCGGAATAATCCCGAGCGGTGGTAGTTTCAGGTTGCGTTTTCGGTTCCAACGATAGCCATCGAACCGGACGGGCGGGATCAGCACCGCCGAGCGAAGCGGTGTCGCGAAAGCGCCGGCAGCGTCCACTCAGTTACCTTCCGAACCGTCACCGTGACTGGACTGTTCCGGACATTTATTATATTTCGATGATAACTACTCGGCCATGGTCCAAGTGGTCGCCCTCGTCTTTGCAGGGGCCTTTTTCGTATTCGGAGGGATGGTTCTGTCTCGAGCGAGCGATCTCGGCGGTCGACGCGAGACGATCGATGAACTCGCCTCGGCGGGCGACGAACGGATCGAATCGGGCGGCGAGGCGACGATCAGCGGCCCGGTACACGTCCTCGAGCCGGCGTCGCCGACGCGGACCGGCCCCGATCCGAACGGGGGAGATTCGGCGGCCCTCTGGGCGTGGCGAGTCCGTCAGAAGGAGAGTACGGGGAACGGCAGCCGATGGCGAACCGCCGAGTCCGAACTCGCGGTCGGCGAGTTCGCCGTCGATCACAGTTGGGACCGCGTCCGCGTGGACGCGACGACGCTGGCGACCGACGCGGACGACGATCCCTTCGACTCGTCGGGGTTGTTTCTCGGCGACCCCGACATCGAGTCCTATCTCGGCGACCTCGGTCCGGTCAATCGCTTCCTCGAGCAGACGGGGTTGGCGAGCGAGGACGGCGTCGTCAGCGACCTGGAGTTCACCGTGAGCGTCGGCGGGAAGACCACCATGCCGGACAAGTATCAGGCCACCGTCGTCCGGGACGGCGACGAACTGGTCGTCCGGGGCGAACTGACAGAGACGGGCGACGGATACGTCCTGCGAGGGACCGAAGAGACGCCGCTCGTCGTCGCAACGGGGTCTCTCGAGGAACAGCGGGAACAGGTCCGCTCGGAGGTCCGGCTCCGACAGGCGGCCGGCGGGATGCTCGTGGGTCTCGGCCTGTTGGTCGCGGTCATCGCCGTCCTCTGAGTTCGCGACTCGGCCCCGTCGGCGGCGCGATAGTAGCCAACGCCCGACGAGACGGTGATATCGTGTCCCGAGGCGTGACTGGCAGCGAACGCGAGCGTCGAAATTCCCCCCCATCGTTCCATCGATCGAGAGCCGTCTCCCTGCAGGAGCATCAACGTCTGAAACACCTCGTTATCGAGTTACGCTCGCGATTGCCAGATATGAACGCTAGTTTTTCCCACCGCAGAGGCAATCACTATAGAAGAACCCCTGTTCAAATTTTATTGACAATAAGATTTATTTATTTATTTCTGTAGCGATAAATTGAATGTCAGAAGATCAGATGAACGTCGATAGGCGATCGCTGCTCAAGTACGCGGGCGTCAGTTCAGGTGTCGTCCTCGGTGGACTCGCCCAGCCTGCGGCCGCGAACCGGTCGGAGTCCGATCCTGCCGTCGAACCCCAGGAGTTCCGTCCCGACACCAGCGATATGCCGAACGTAGAGGAGGCACTGATTCGGATCAACGAGGACGCGACCGTGACCAAGCGGATGCGGATCCGTCAGCCGAAAGAGCAGAACGGCCCCGGTACTTACGACCGGAGTAATCCAAAGGCTGCAAACTACTCGCTGAACCTCTCACCGAGTACCGTCCAGGCGAGTTCGACTTCGATCGAGGCAAACAAACCGGAAGAAGCACCTCTAACCGCGGAACTGAATAAGCAGGAGACGACAGTCAGTTCGGAGGGTGTCCGAACGATGGACAGCGGGATCCCGGACGAGCCCGATCCGTTCGCCGACTGGGTGGCGTACGTCAACACCAAATCCCAGGAGTGTGGGCCGCTCGCGCGGACGAACGTCCACGGCTGGAGAGGGAGCCCCCATTGCTTCTCCTATCGCGAAATGGTGAGCGGCGACGCCTGCGACGGTGAAGAGTGGGACGAGAAGTTCTCGGCGTTCTGCGACGTCCTCGATCCGATACCGGGCCTGACCTGCAAGGTCCCCGACGCGTTCAACACGAACTGGTACGTCAGATCCGACGATGTCGAAGACAACGACGCCTCGTACGAGGCAGCGACGTTCTACACGTGTCCGAATTTCCCGGCGATCCCCGACACCGCCTTCTCCGTACAGCACCTCGAGGTGGACAAGGAGTCGACCGATCGCATCATTGATTGGTCGACGACGACCGGAGCACTGAACGGCGCCGTTCCCCGAGACATCGACCTGGATATGAACGAGATCGTCAACATGATCACCAAGGGCGTCGGAACGGTCATCGGTCCTAGTACCGTCGTGTACTCGTGGGCGGTGACGACGTACCTGCTCGGCCACGACGCCGGCGTCGTCTACTCGTGATCGGGTACTGCGCTCTCGTATCGTTCGTCCACCGGTTTCCGGACGACAGCGTGCGGATGGGGGAACGGTATCGAATCCGAACGGATCGAACACAGTTATGATCGATATACGGTGATTCCGGCGTATGAGTGATCCGTCGTTGCCGTCCCGGAGAACCATCCTCGGGACGACGGTCGGAGTGATAGGGTCGGGATGTCTCGGCTACGTCGACAACGGACCTCAGTGTCCAATGGAGTACGAATGGCCGTCGAACGACTCCGACGCTATCGGCAACTGGAATCTCGGCCACACGGGCAACAACCAACGACAAGACGGGAGCTGCCGGCGATCGACCGCGACGGTGTGTGTCGAGGCCGAGCTCGAGATCATTCAACCCGACCGCATCGACCGCATTGTAGCTAAGAACGCCGACGGGGAAGTCGTCGCCAGCACCGCGGTCGAAGATCAGAACGAGGTGTACCTCGAGCTAGCGGAGCTATCGCGAGGTGACACTGGTAAGTATACCGTGTCCGTTATGCGAGACGGTGAAATCGTCGAGCAAGGCACCGTGAAAATCGACTGCAGTAACGAGTAGCGTGCACACTGGCGATCCTGACTGGACACGACCATATTAAACGAAACGTTCGGAAATGAAAACTAATTCATGAGAGGAAACTCGACGGCCCCGTCTCGGCGTGCGCTGCTCGGTTCGACGGTCGGAGTGATAGGACCGGGATGCCTCGGCTACGTCGATAACGGACCCCAGTGTCCATTCGACCCCAATCCACCGGAAAACAAGACCGGCGCAATCGACGCGTGGCAGTTCGGCCTCACGAGCAATAACCAGCGAGAAAACGGAAGCTGTCGGCGAGCGACCGCGACGGTGTGTGTCGAGGTTTCGCTCGAAGGGATCCAGCCTGACCGCATCGACCGCGTCGTGGCCAAGAACGGCGACGACGAGGTCGTCGCCAGCACCGTGGTCGAGGATCAGAACGAGGTGTACCTCGAGCTAGCGGAACTGTCGCGGGGAGACACTGGTGAGTACACGATATCTGTCATCCGAGACGGCAAAACCATCGAGCAAGGCACCATGAGCGTCGACTGCAGTAACGAGTAGTGTGCCCGTCAGCGATCTAACGGACACGAATCAGGGCATCCGGCTGCTTTCTTGAAATCCAGCGGAATTCCGTCGTCCAGACGCGGTCGTCAGTCGCCTTCCGAAGAGGGTTCGAATTGACCGCTCAGTACCACGCCCCGCCCGACGAAACGTTGATGTCCTGACCGGTGACGTGACGCGAGTCGCCGCTCGCGAGGTGGACGGCCAGCTCGGCCACCTCTTCGGGCGGGACCAGCTCGTCGATCATGAGCGTCTCGAGAACCTCCTCTTCGACCGCCTCGGCCGGGACGCCGGCCTCCTCGGCCTGTCGCTCGAAGACACCCCGGATTCGATCGCCCTCGACCGGGCCGGGACAGATCGCGTTGACCGTCACGCCGTCGTCGCCGAACTCGGCCGCCAGCGCGCGAGTGAGCCCGATTACACCCATCTTCGAGGCCGCGTACGGCGTCCGGTTGGCGTAGGGTCGCTTGCCGCCGATCGACGAGATGTTGATGACGCTCCCGTCGTCCCCGTCGCGAAGGTGTGGGGCCGCTTCCCTCGTGGCTCGAGCGATGCCGACGACGTTGACGTCCAGGGTCTCGAGCCACTCGCCGTCCTCGGTGTCCTCGATCGGCGCGGTGGGGCCGGCGATGCCGGCGTTGTTCACGAGACAGTCCAGGCCGCCGAAGGTCGCGACCGTTTCGTCGATCGCGTCGGCCACCGAGTCCGAATCGGTCACGTCGGTCTCGACCGCCAGCGTTCGGTCGGGTGCGTCGATCAGTTCTTCAGTCTCGTAGATCCCGTCGCCCCGGGCCGCGAGCGCGACGTTCGCA
This portion of the Natrinema salinisoli genome encodes:
- a CDS encoding SDR family NAD(P)-dependent oxidoreductase is translated as MVADTTVFVTGASQGLGREIAIAFADAGANVALAARGDGIYETEELIDAPDRTLAVETDVTDSDSVADAIDETVATFGGLDCLVNNAGIAGPTAPIEDTEDGEWLETLDVNVVGIARATREAAPHLRDGDDGSVINISSIGGKRPYANRTPYAASKMGVIGLTRALAAEFGDDGVTVNAICPGPVEGDRIRGVFERQAEEAGVPAEAVEEEVLETLMIDELVPPEEVAELAVHLASGDSRHVTGQDINVSSGGAWY
- a CDS encoding Hsp20/alpha crystallin family protein, with translation MRRNPIDNIEEMLDRVSRQVEEGMTAGGLQVPGSVPVDVADTDEEYVVTADLPGYETDDIELTLSDGTLRLEANRTDEGGYAEGRYLRRERTKTSASRRIRLPEPVDEESVAAGFENGVLTVRLPKESEGEDSKQIDID